One segment of Macrotis lagotis isolate mMagLag1 chromosome 1, bilby.v1.9.chrom.fasta, whole genome shotgun sequence DNA contains the following:
- the KIAA1586 gene encoding E3 SUMO-protein ligase KIAA1586 homolog, translating into MMSGPRAARPQLPVTFNDVAVHFSSEEWRHLNLAQRLLYRDVMLENYENLVSVGAGLPASKPKVISLLERGGTPGVLQANVSRTFYPDSLNQEPWDETEDSAVTQSICLGTSAKEREPRDGPWYPTIGECGEGEVKSGTQAQEAAGAVQSTLSEIMFPKIPKRSSDLLSFLNVKKVKTDTENNDSHENHWEALMATESNFESIEPLVIEEEPSCSQKEDNLVLPDCWNKKQAFLFTEQYKWLEIKEGKLGCKDCSTLRHLGMTAEKHVHVSKEWSAYLITPNGSNKITRQASLRKKIREHDVSKAHTKIQNLLKESANDSISNIVRKLNNKNIDATVRVFKTVYSLVKCNRPLSDIEGAIELQEKNGIDIGNCLRTRYSATRIAEHIAKEIKLKIFKNIIEENAKICIIIDEVSAISKKSTLVIYLQCTVQSAPSPIMLFVALKELVSTTAEYVYNTLLSTLDDYGFNNEYLKANLIAFCSDGANKILGRKSGVTTKLLENFPKILFWPCLNHRLQLSLDDSVSEIKQVNHLKIFLDKMYSIYHQSNKNQTELETVAKELEIEIIKIGQVLGPRWAACSLQAATAVWRAYPTLYTHFSHSSSSYSGLAKRLANINFLKDLALMIDILEELSLLSTALHVQASSTNIQKAQKVIKGTIRALESLKIGVGKHESQVEDLMKSEKFKDIPFGKYNTFNALPRDVLLENIIQHMNLRLLSDRNDESIFHYFDLLEPSTWPFEELTSPWKTVEKKLHHLSEILKLDIGLSDFRDFIDNVETNIPIPATIQKAKKIVNTIAISTDEMERGFHLMNIICTRVRNSLTVNHVSDLMTINLLGKELADWDATPFVKSWLNCNHRLATDTRVRQKSSRTLCKNPLALWNLQ; encoded by the exons CTTCCAGTGACATTCAACGATGTGGCTGTGCACTTCTCATCAGAGGAGTGGAGACACCTGAACCTGGCCCAGAGACTCCTGTACAGGGATGTGATGCTGGAGAACTATGAGAACCTGGTCTCCGTGG GAGCTGGGCTTCCAGCATCCAAGCCCAAGGTGATTTCCCTTTTGGAGAGAGGAGGAACCCCAGGGGTGCTCCAGGCAAATGTCTCCCGAACCTTTTATCCAG ACTCACTCAATCAAGAGCCTTGGGATGAAACTGAAGACTCAGCTGTGACCCAGAGCATCTGCCTGGGCACATCAGCCAAGGAAAGAGAACCAAGGGATGGCCCCTGGTATCCCACAATAGGGGAATGTGGAGAAGGTGAGGTCAAGTCAGGAACACAGGCCCAGGAGGCAGCAGGTGCTGTCCAGAGCACTTTGAGTGAG ATTATGTTCCCTAAAATACCAAAACGATCAAGTGATCTCTTGAGTTTTTTAAATGTGAAGAAGGTGAAGACAGATACAGAAAATAACGATAGCCATGAAAATCATTGGGAAGCACTAATGGCAACAGAATCCAATTTTGAATCTATTGAACCACTGGTTATTGAAGAAGAGCCATCATGTTCCCAAAAGGAAGATAATCTTGTGCTTCCAGATTGTTGGAAcaaaaaacaagcatttctgtTTACAGAACAGTACAAATGGCTTGAGATAAAAGAAGGTAAATTAGGATGTAAGGATTGTTCAACACTTCGGCACTTAGGAATGACAGCAGAAAAGCATGTCCATGTGTCCAAAGAATGGAGTGCATATTTAATAACCCCAAATGGTAGTAATAAAATTACTAGGCAAgcttctctgaggaaaaaaattagggaaCATGATGTTTCTAAAGCCCACACTAAAATTCAGAATTTGTTAAAAGAGTCAGCTAATGACTCAATTTCAAACATAGTGcgtaaattaaataataaaaatattgatgcTACTGTTAGAGTTTTCAAAACTGTTTATAGTTTAGTGAAATGTAATAGGCCTTTATCTGATATTGAGGGGGCAATAGAATTACAAGAGAAAAATGGGATAGATATAGGCAATTGTTTACGTACACGATACAGTGCAACAAGAATAGCAGAACACATTGCAAAAGAAATTAAGTTGAAGATATTTAAGAATATCATAGAAGAGAATGCCAAAATCTGCATCATCATTGATGAGGTATCAGCAATTTCAAAGAAGAGCACCCTAGTGATTTATCTGCAGTGCACAGTTCAGTCTGCACCTTCACCCATAATGTTATTTGTTGCTTTAAAAGAATTAGTGTCAACCACAGCAGAGTATGTCTACAATACATTGTTGTCTACTTTAGATGATTATGGCTTTAATAATGAATATTTGAAAGCAAACTTAATTGCATTTTGTTCTGATGGTGCTAATAAAATTTTGGGAAGGAAGTCTGGAGTGACTACAAAGCTGCTAGAAAATTTCCCTAAAATCCTCTTTTGGCCCTGTTTAAATCACCGATTGCAGTTATCACTTGATGATTCAGTATCTGAAATAAAACaagttaatcatttaaaaatatttttggataaaaTGTATTCTATTTATCACCAATCGAATAAAAATCAAACTGAGCTGGAAACTGTAGCTAAAGAACTTGaaattgaaattattaaaattggtCAAGTCTTGGGCCCAAGATGGGCAGCATGCAGTTTGCAAGCTGCTACTGCTGTATGGCGCGCATATCCGACATTATATacacatttttctcattcttcttcttcttattctgGTTTGGCAAAGAGATTAGCTAAcattaatttcttgaaagatctcGCTTTAATGATTGACATTCTTGAAGAACTTTCATTACTGTCCACTGCATTGCATGTGCAGGCAAGCTCAACCAATATTCAGAAAGCGCAAAAAGTAATCAAAGGCACCATAAGAGCTTTGGAGAGCTTAAAGATTGGTGTTGGAAAGCATGAATCTCAAGTTGAAGATTTAATGAAGTCAGAGAAGTTTAAAGACATTCCATTTGGTAAATATAATACATTTAATGCTCTTCCTAGGGATGTGCtactggaaaatatcattcaacACATGAACTTACGTCTCTTATCAGACAGAAATGAtgaaagcatttttcattattttgatttattagaGCCATCTACTTGGCCTTTCGAAGAGCTGACCTCACCATGGAAAactgttgaaaaaaaattacatcactTAAGTGAAATTTTAAAGCTTGATATTGGTTTGAGTGATTTTCGTGATTTTATAGATAACGTAGAAACAAACATTCCCATACCTGCGACCATACAGAAAGCTAAAAAGATTGTTAACACTATTGCCATCAGTACAGATGAAATGGAGAGAGGTTTCCATTTAATGAATATAATTTGTACAAGGGTAAGAAATAGTTTAACAGTAAATCATGTATCTGATTTAATGACAATAAATTTATTGGGAAAAGAATTAGCAGATTGGGATGCGACTCCATTTGTCAAATCATGGTTAAATTGCAATCATAGGTTGGCTACAGATACAAGAGTTCGGCAAAAGTCATCAAGAACATTATGTAAGAATCCATTGGCTCTATGGAATTTACAATAA